In a genomic window of Dehalococcoidia bacterium:
- the mfd gene encoding transcription-repair coupling factor — MKLYYISQLIHGLPEFERLLDSLSDKRRKRVRLSLPDQATPIVAAAIYGRFNRTVLFVTAHAEAARRRFEQIKLWLPDTVVPLFFPEAGLPGNGSPDDPVINSERIKVISLLAGCNSADESQQSSSFIMCCAAALISRSVGRDRYKSGCIRIINGMNMNQSTLLERMQSAGYKYEDVVEIPGTFSKRGGIVDVYPCGHDSPARIEFFGNEIESLRLYDSRSQRSMEKVPVLLIPPAEETSNDGVANLLDYLPDEAILLLDDVQQIESEVERIRGEFSSPGQSAAGEAGNAPGGFEWAAIENKIRSRDQVVEFSRWDEAAVQDEQHYRLPIRGAPDFSAKFTALLDRLLELRRESGRVLIVSQQAERIRELLQERDISIDVLRTLEGLPVSNSIVLLQGSLDEGWQLDNELLLLTDAELFGNIKRRRFAKTRPVRHHLFLNDINIGDAVVHVEHGIGRFAGTVRKVSAGVEREYLMLEYACGDILYVPVDQVDRVSLYIGGSERTPSLSRLGSQEWIRAQQRVKESVANIAGELIELYAGRTAGGGIAFSRDTLWQKELEASFPYVETPDQMEAIEAVKADMESARPMDRLVCGDVGYGKTEIALRAAFKAVMDSKQVAIMVPTTILAQQHMSTFSDRLKTFPVKVAVLSRFCSAREQADVIAGLAEGSTDICIGTHRMLQKDVRFKDLGLVIIDEEQRFGVVHKEHFKKMRQSVDVLTLSATPIPRTMHMALSGIRDMSTIETPPESRLPVITHVGEYNGRLVRQALLRELERDGQAFLVHNRVHSINELASKVAELAPEARISVAHGQMEEDKLEDIMSEFMLGKSDVLVTTTIIESGLDMPNVNTLIVDNADKMGLTQLYQLRGRVGRGANSAYAYFLFDSGKSLTDQAIERLKVIARATELGAGYAIAMKDLEIRGAGNLLGIEQSGNIATVGFSYYCHLLEEAVEEIKARREGRTLPKKVEPDAVTIDLKIPAFIPDHYIENTRTRFNIYHRLAGMVTAQEVCDISEEMIDRFGDMPEEVTNLLYVVELRQAAVAAGIESIVRDGENVTVSCGDGDIKNADKIIALENRAVRRGNRQIKIDTEIAGHRWMKLLKELVLQLSYTGISTAGEKGA, encoded by the coding sequence ATGAAACTCTATTATATAAGCCAGTTAATTCACGGCCTGCCTGAATTTGAACGGCTGCTTGACTCGCTGTCTGATAAGCGGCGTAAAAGGGTGAGGTTATCCCTTCCCGACCAGGCTACACCGATTGTGGCGGCAGCCATTTACGGTCGTTTCAACAGGACAGTTCTGTTTGTCACAGCTCATGCCGAAGCTGCCAGGCGTCGCTTCGAACAGATTAAGCTGTGGCTGCCTGACACGGTTGTGCCGCTGTTTTTCCCGGAAGCCGGTCTGCCCGGTAACGGCTCTCCGGACGATCCTGTTATCAATTCAGAACGGATAAAAGTAATCTCTCTCCTGGCCGGCTGTAATAGCGCCGATGAAAGCCAGCAATCCTCTTCCTTTATTATGTGTTGTGCGGCGGCTCTGATCAGCCGGTCTGTGGGGCGGGACAGATACAAATCAGGCTGCATCAGGATTATAAATGGTATGAACATGAATCAATCCACCCTGCTTGAGAGGATGCAATCAGCGGGCTATAAATATGAGGACGTTGTAGAGATACCGGGTACTTTCAGTAAGCGGGGCGGCATCGTCGATGTGTATCCCTGTGGTCACGACTCGCCGGCCAGGATAGAATTTTTCGGGAACGAGATAGAAAGCCTGAGGCTGTATGATTCAAGATCGCAACGGTCGATGGAAAAAGTGCCGGTGTTATTAATACCTCCCGCAGAGGAGACGTCCAATGACGGTGTCGCCAATTTACTTGATTATCTGCCGGATGAGGCCATTCTGTTGTTGGACGATGTCCAGCAGATCGAGTCCGAGGTAGAGCGAATCAGGGGGGAGTTCAGCAGCCCAGGTCAATCCGCGGCCGGAGAGGCGGGTAACGCCCCCGGTGGCTTTGAGTGGGCGGCGATTGAAAATAAAATCAGGAGCCGGGACCAGGTTGTGGAATTCAGCCGCTGGGATGAAGCTGCAGTGCAGGATGAGCAACATTATCGTCTTCCTATCAGGGGCGCCCCTGATTTCTCTGCGAAATTTACGGCGCTTTTAGATAGACTATTGGAATTGAGGCGGGAGAGCGGCAGGGTTTTGATCGTCAGCCAGCAGGCTGAAAGGATAAGGGAACTGTTGCAGGAACGCGATATCAGCATAGACGTTTTAAGAACACTTGAAGGGCTGCCGGTAAGCAATTCTATCGTCCTGTTGCAGGGTTCGCTGGATGAAGGATGGCAGCTTGACAATGAGCTATTGCTGCTGACCGATGCCGAACTCTTCGGGAACATAAAGCGGCGGCGTTTTGCTAAAACCAGACCAGTCAGACACCACCTTTTCCTCAACGATATAAATATCGGAGATGCAGTAGTACATGTTGAGCACGGCATCGGGCGCTTTGCCGGAACCGTCAGGAAAGTCTCTGCGGGAGTGGAGAGGGAATACTTGATGCTGGAATATGCTTGTGGAGACATACTTTATGTACCTGTAGATCAAGTCGACAGGGTGAGTCTTTATATAGGCGGAAGTGAGAGAACTCCATCTCTGAGCAGGCTGGGATCACAGGAGTGGATCAGGGCGCAGCAAAGGGTGAAGGAATCTGTGGCAAATATAGCGGGTGAGCTTATTGAACTGTATGCCGGGCGAACCGCAGGAGGAGGCATTGCTTTTTCCAGGGATACCCTCTGGCAAAAAGAACTGGAAGCTTCTTTCCCCTACGTAGAAACTCCAGACCAGATGGAGGCCATCGAGGCAGTGAAAGCGGATATGGAATCGGCGCGGCCGATGGACAGGCTGGTTTGCGGCGATGTGGGTTATGGAAAAACCGAGATTGCTCTGCGCGCCGCCTTTAAAGCTGTCATGGACAGCAAACAGGTGGCCATTATGGTGCCGACCACGATCCTGGCGCAGCAGCATATGAGCACTTTCAGTGACAGGTTAAAGACCTTCCCTGTCAAAGTTGCCGTGCTCAGCCGCTTCTGTTCGGCCAGGGAACAGGCGGATGTGATCGCAGGGCTGGCGGAGGGTTCGACGGATATATGCATAGGCACACACAGGATGCTACAAAAGGACGTGAGGTTTAAGGATCTCGGGCTGGTGATAATCGATGAGGAGCAACGTTTTGGCGTAGTGCACAAGGAGCATTTCAAGAAAATGAGGCAATCGGTTGACGTGCTGACACTGAGCGCTACACCTATACCCAGGACGATGCACATGGCGCTTTCGGGTATCCGCGATATGAGCACAATTGAGACACCGCCGGAAAGCCGTCTGCCTGTGATCACACATGTGGGGGAATACAATGGCAGGCTGGTTCGGCAAGCATTGCTGCGGGAGTTGGAACGGGATGGTCAGGCGTTCCTTGTACATAACAGGGTTCACAGCATCAATGAACTGGCATCAAAGGTGGCGGAGCTGGCGCCGGAGGCCAGGATATCGGTGGCGCATGGACAGATGGAAGAGGATAAACTGGAAGACATTATGTCTGAGTTTATGCTGGGTAAGAGCGACGTGCTGGTTACAACAACTATTATTGAGTCGGGTCTTGATATGCCGAATGTAAATACACTGATCGTAGACAATGCGGATAAAATGGGTTTGACCCAGCTTTATCAGCTGCGTGGCAGGGTAGGACGTGGCGCAAATTCGGCTTATGCTTACTTCTTATTTGATTCTGGTAAAAGCCTGACTGACCAGGCCATTGAACGGCTGAAGGTGATTGCGCGGGCCACCGAGCTGGGAGCAGGCTATGCCATCGCTATGAAAGACCTTGAGATAAGGGGAGCGGGTAACCTGCTGGGGATTGAGCAGAGCGGCAATATCGCTACTGTGGGATTCAGCTATTATTGTCATCTGCTTGAGGAGGCGGTTGAAGAGATAAAAGCCCGGCGCGAGGGCCGCACCCTGCCAAAAAAGGTGGAGCCGGACGCCGTCACTATTGATTTAAAGATACCGGCTTTTATTCCGGATCATTATATCGAGAATACGCGGACGAGATTCAACATCTATCACAGGCTGGCCGGCATGGTCACTGCGCAAGAAGTATGCGATATAAGTGAGGAAATGATCGACAGGTTCGGCGATATGCCTGAAGAGGTGACCAATTTGTTGTACGTTGTGGAATTACGGCAGGCGGCTGTCGCGGCGGGGATTGAATCGATCGTTCGGGACGGTGAAAATGTCACCGTATCCTGCGGTGACGGAGATATTAAGAATGCGGACAAAATAATTGCTTTAGAAAACAGAGCGGTCAGGCGGGGCAACAGACAGATCAAGATTGATACTGAGATAGCGGGGCACAGATGGATGAAGCTGTTAAAAGAACTGGTGCTGCAATTATCTTACACCGGAATATCGACCGCGGGGGAAAAAGGCGCTTAG
- a CDS encoding PDGLE domain-containing protein gives MKSKWWIIGLCIALLLAVISPIASQFPDGLDRFAEDNNFVDKAVEPAFSMIPDYSFPGIASEATATIIAGVLGTLILFGLVFGLASLLKTKNEA, from the coding sequence ATGAAATCGAAATGGTGGATTATCGGCCTTTGCATCGCGCTACTTCTGGCTGTTATTTCTCCCATAGCTTCTCAATTCCCCGACGGGTTGGACAGGTTTGCTGAGGACAATAACTTCGTTGACAAGGCCGTCGAGCCGGCTTTTAGCATGATACCGGATTATTCTTTCCCGGGCATTGCCAGCGAGGCGACCGCCACCATAATTGCGGGCGTATTGGGCACTTTAATACTGTTCGGCCTGGTATTCGGCCTGGCAAGTCTTTTGAAGACAAAGAATGAAGCATAA
- the cbiQ gene encoding cobalt ECF transporter T component CbiQ, whose protein sequence is MKHNFIDEYSGLDSFVHRLDPRTKLLCSLAFILAVVLTPEGTWRAFAVYLLIMLVLILLSRLPLGYVLRRSLVIFPFVIVIVVFVPFFKQGHEAVGYDIGAWHIAVTYEGLAVLVNVIIKSWLCILCLIVLSSSTRFEELLHGMHKLKVPLVFVQITSFMYRYMFVLADQAMRMQMARDSRNFGLNRGNIFKTLGNMIGILFIRSYERAERIYAAMLSRGYNGDIVVVNRLRFRLPDAYFALSLCLLLVCPAVLWW, encoded by the coding sequence ATGAAGCATAATTTTATCGATGAGTACAGCGGTCTCGACAGCTTCGTGCACCGCCTGGATCCGCGCACCAAGCTGCTGTGCAGCCTTGCTTTCATCCTGGCCGTGGTATTAACACCGGAAGGAACCTGGAGGGCATTTGCAGTCTATCTGCTTATCATGCTGGTATTGATATTGCTATCCAGGCTGCCGCTCGGGTATGTACTGAGAAGATCGCTGGTCATCTTCCCTTTTGTCATTGTAATAGTCGTCTTTGTGCCCTTTTTTAAACAGGGACATGAGGCTGTTGGTTATGATATAGGCGCCTGGCATATAGCTGTTACATATGAAGGGCTGGCAGTTTTGGTAAATGTAATAATCAAGTCATGGCTGTGCATCCTCTGCCTGATAGTGCTGTCGTCATCCACCAGGTTTGAGGAGCTTTTGCACGGGATGCACAAGCTGAAGGTACCTCTGGTATTTGTGCAGATAACTTCATTTATGTACCGATATATGTTTGTGCTGGCCGATCAGGCCATGCGCATGCAGATGGCAAGGGACAGCCGGAATTTCGGTTTGAATAGAGGGAATATTTTTAAAACGCTGGGGAATATGATAGGCATACTTTTTATTCGCAGTTATGAACGCGCGGAGAGGATTTATGCCGCAATGTTATCGCGGGGCTATAATGGTGACATTGTTGTGGTAAACCGGCTCAGGTTCCGCTTGCCCGACGCCTATTTCGCATTATCGTTGTGCCTGCTGCTGGTTTGCCCGGCGGTACTGTGGTGGTAA
- a CDS encoding acyl carrier protein: MSKLFDKIKKILVDELGVDSASIAPSASFIEDLNMDPDDLAEFFTTVEDSFSKPGNKFEIPEKDADNLVTVQDMMDYLQDAGVED, encoded by the coding sequence ATGTCAAAACTTTTCGATAAGATTAAGAAAATCCTGGTTGATGAACTGGGCGTGGACTCCGCTTCCATCGCGCCGTCCGCTTCATTCATCGAAGATCTGAACATGGACCCGGATGACCTGGCCGAATTCTTTACTACAGTTGAAGACAGCTTCAGCAAACCAGGAAATAAATTCGAAATACCAGAGAAAGACGCCGATAACCTGGTCACCGTTCAAGATATGATGGATTACCTACAGGACGCCGGTGTCGAGGACTAA
- the fabD gene encoding ACP S-malonyltransferase encodes MVEDVKVAYVFPGQESRQVGMGLDFYVHYNSARKVFDEVDKALGFPLSRLCFEGPEEDLAQTMNAQAAIMTVSIACLRAGEEISGGALPTPTLVAGHGCGEYAAMVSSGMMKLGDAVRLIRERGRLMNEAGRRKPGGMLQIMDLSKDLVEGVCLTTGVELANINAPENTVISGDEHKLAKARRLAQVKGAKRMQPVKVSGAFHSSLMEPALAGMINAVAQFNYETPQVPVVSNVTAQPMHSLEALKEELISQIVHCIKWQQSVETMLARGITTFFEVGPGDILTKYIKSISPGALTFNLSNAEKTNEIIKWRKGGRF; translated from the coding sequence ATGGTAGAAGATGTGAAAGTGGCCTATGTGTTTCCTGGCCAGGAATCCAGGCAGGTCGGAATGGGGCTCGACTTTTACGTCCACTACAATTCTGCCAGGAAAGTGTTCGACGAAGTTGATAAGGCACTGGGATTTCCTCTCTCAAGGCTTTGTTTCGAGGGCCCGGAAGAGGACCTCGCGCAAACCATGAATGCCCAGGCGGCCATCATGACCGTAAGCATTGCCTGCCTTAGGGCCGGAGAGGAGATCAGCGGCGGAGCGCTTCCAACTCCTACACTGGTGGCAGGCCATGGATGCGGCGAATATGCCGCAATGGTGTCATCCGGCATGATGAAACTGGGAGACGCCGTCCGCTTGATTCGCGAGCGTGGGCGTCTCATGAACGAGGCCGGCCGCCGCAAGCCGGGCGGTATGCTGCAAATTATGGACCTCAGCAAGGATCTCGTCGAAGGTGTTTGCCTTACCACCGGAGTTGAACTGGCCAATATCAATGCGCCCGAAAATACGGTTATCAGCGGAGATGAGCATAAGCTGGCCAAGGCCAGGAGGCTGGCGCAGGTCAAAGGGGCAAAACGCATGCAGCCGGTTAAAGTCAGCGGCGCCTTTCACTCTTCATTGATGGAACCCGCCTTGGCCGGCATGATAAATGCCGTAGCACAATTTAATTATGAAACTCCACAGGTACCCGTCGTATCCAATGTTACGGCACAGCCCATGCATTCGCTTGAGGCTCTTAAGGAAGAGTTGATAAGCCAGATAGTACATTGTATTAAATGGCAGCAATCGGTTGAGACCATGCTTGCCCGTGGTATAACCACTTTCTTTGAAGTTGGTCCCGGAGACATCCTGACAAAATACATTAAATCAATTAGCCCCGGAGCATTGACTTTTAACCTCAGCAACGCTGAGAAAACGAATGAGATTATCAAGTGGCGTAAAGGCGGCAGGTTCTAG
- a CDS encoding TspO/MBR family protein produces MRNKRLSDIIKLLISLVACFGAGFIGSLFTRAAIPNWYILLEKPSFTPPNWLFAPVWFLLYILMGISAFLVWRKGIKVFHVREGLIIFIIQLVLNTLWSYAFFGLKSPLWGLVVIVPLWTAILLTMINFYRVSRTASLLLIPYILWVSYATALNFSIYLLNP; encoded by the coding sequence ATGCGCAATAAAAGACTGAGTGACATCATCAAGCTGCTTATCAGCCTGGTGGCCTGCTTCGGCGCAGGTTTCATCGGCTCGCTTTTCACGCGGGCAGCCATACCAAACTGGTACATATTGCTGGAAAAGCCTTCTTTCACTCCGCCCAACTGGCTGTTCGCCCCCGTGTGGTTCCTGCTTTACATCCTCATGGGCATATCGGCGTTCCTTGTATGGCGCAAGGGTATAAAGGTCTTTCATGTCAGAGAAGGACTGATCATCTTCATCATTCAGCTTGTGCTCAACACGCTTTGGTCTTACGCCTTCTTCGGGCTGAAATCTCCGCTCTGGGGACTTGTCGTGATTGTACCATTGTGGACAGCCATCCTTTTAACCATGATAAATTTCTACCGCGTGTCCAGAACCGCGTCATTATTGCTGATTCCTTATATTCTCTGGGTCAGTTATGCCACAGCCCTCAACTTCTCTATCTACCTGCTGAATCCATAA
- the nadC gene encoding carboxylating nicotinate-nucleotide diphosphorylase has translation MQLNDYIPELEDLVERALDEDLAGGDVTSSALIPAHVIGRASFIVKDRGILAGIEAARLVFNIIDPFLKFSILTADGNRVKPGDIAARVEGDIADILKGERTALNFLQHLSGIATQTSLYVEAVRDFPAKILDTRKTLPGLRLLEKYAVSVGGGVNHRMNLGDMVLIKDNHIAILRRRGMSISEIVRQARDKTPRTIKIEIETTNPEEAAEAAEAGADIVMLDNMSLDQMRQAVSLISHKSIVEASGGVSLDNARLIAETGVDWISVGALTHSARALDISMKLTL, from the coding sequence ATGCAACTAAACGATTATATCCCTGAACTGGAAGACCTGGTGGAGAGGGCCCTGGACGAGGATCTGGCAGGTGGGGACGTCACGTCCAGTGCTCTGATCCCTGCCCATGTAATAGGCAGGGCCAGCTTCATAGTTAAGGATCGAGGCATACTGGCTGGTATCGAAGCAGCCAGGCTGGTATTTAATATCATCGATCCATTTTTGAAATTTTCCATCCTGACGGCAGACGGGAACCGGGTTAAACCGGGAGATATTGCAGCCAGGGTTGAGGGCGATATAGCCGATATTCTGAAAGGCGAGCGCACGGCCCTCAATTTTCTTCAGCACCTGAGCGGTATTGCGACACAAACGTCTTTGTATGTTGAGGCGGTCAGGGATTTCCCTGCCAAAATACTGGATACACGTAAGACCCTGCCCGGACTGCGCCTGCTGGAGAAGTATGCGGTATCCGTCGGCGGCGGCGTCAACCACCGTATGAACCTGGGAGACATGGTTCTTATCAAGGACAATCATATAGCCATACTTCGCCGCCGGGGAATGAGTATCTCCGAGATTGTCCGCCAGGCGAGGGACAAAACACCGCGAACTATCAAGATCGAGATCGAGACCACCAATCCTGAGGAAGCTGCAGAAGCTGCCGAAGCAGGGGCAGATATCGTCATGCTGGATAACATGAGCCTGGATCAAATGCGTCAGGCGGTCTCGTTGATTTCCCACAAGTCAATCGTGGAAGCTTCGGGTGGAGTAAGCCTGGATAATGCGCGGCTGATCGCGGAAACAGGTGTTGATTGGATTTCGGTGGGCGCGCTGACACATTCCGCCAGGGCGCTGGACATCAGTATGAAACTGACCCTCTAA
- a CDS encoding ABC transporter ATP-binding protein: MSVNKAVAIKGLSYVYPDGQCGLKDIDLTVCSGESVALIGPNGAGKSTLLLHLNGILRGSTAVSIHGLSVADKNIREIRKKVGMVFQDPEDQLFSLNVFEDVAFGPVNMGFTQEEIDCRVKRALQKVGMRGFEKRSSHHLSIGEKKRVAIATVLSLDPEILALDEPTSSLDPRGKWALIELLRSLHVTKIIASHDLDLVSCLCDRIIVLDEGKIVADGRTEQILSDKTMLAEHGLAVPAAEAAPSLT, encoded by the coding sequence ATGTCAGTTAATAAAGCAGTTGCAATAAAGGGACTCTCCTATGTTTATCCCGACGGCCAGTGCGGCCTGAAGGACATAGACCTGACGGTTTGTAGCGGAGAAAGCGTGGCTTTAATCGGTCCCAATGGGGCCGGGAAATCCACGCTTCTATTGCACTTAAATGGGATTTTAAGAGGGAGCACTGCCGTCAGTATTCATGGGTTATCGGTAGCTGACAAGAATATCAGGGAGATAAGAAAAAAGGTAGGCATGGTCTTTCAGGATCCTGAGGATCAGCTTTTCTCCTTAAATGTATTTGAGGACGTGGCATTCGGCCCCGTCAATATGGGATTTACACAGGAAGAGATTGATTGCAGGGTCAAACGGGCCCTTCAAAAAGTGGGCATGCGGGGTTTTGAGAAAAGATCATCCCACCATCTCAGCATCGGGGAGAAAAAGCGGGTGGCCATCGCAACTGTGCTTTCCCTGGATCCAGAGATACTTGCTCTCGATGAACCGACCAGCAGTCTCGATCCTCGGGGCAAGTGGGCCCTGATCGAGCTGCTGCGCAGTCTTCACGTGACAAAGATTATCGCCTCTCATGATCTCGACCTGGTCTCATGCCTGTGTGACAGGATTATTGTTCTTGACGAGGGAAAGATCGTGGCGGATGGCAGGACAGAGCAGATACTTAGCGACAAAACAATGCTGGCGGAGCACGGCCTGGCCGTTCCGGCCGCTGAAGCAGCTCCTTCGCTGACGTAA
- the nusB gene encoding transcription antitermination factor NusB, whose product MPTGLRRLARIAALQTLFELEFAANSPDSVLERTLSLKALTGDGASFARELVHGVLENQDRLNSTIKRYATAFPVDQLAGMDRNILKIALYEILLDDKTPAKVAINEAIELAKEFGAETSPKFINGVLGTAISKEEERKKQID is encoded by the coding sequence ATGCCCACAGGTCTAAGACGTCTGGCCAGGATTGCTGCACTGCAAACACTCTTTGAACTGGAATTTGCAGCCAACAGCCCGGACTCCGTCCTTGAACGCACGCTCTCCCTTAAAGCGCTGACCGGCGACGGAGCCAGCTTTGCACGTGAGCTGGTGCACGGAGTGCTTGAAAACCAGGACCGGTTGAACAGCACGATTAAACGCTACGCAACTGCCTTTCCAGTGGACCAACTCGCCGGTATGGATCGTAATATCTTAAAAATTGCGCTTTACGAGATTTTATTGGATGATAAAACACCGGCTAAGGTGGCTATCAATGAGGCGATAGAGCTTGCCAAGGAGTTCGGCGCCGAGACCTCCCCCAAGTTTATCAACGGGGTGCTTGGAACTGCAATATCTAAGGAAGAAGAACGAAAAAAACAGATTGATTGA